One Nostoc punctiforme PCC 73102 DNA window includes the following coding sequences:
- a CDS encoding DUF3455 domain-containing protein: MSPTFCKIIQLNCSLVVSLLMLNGWGVSVKTAIAGTMEPAQRIADVAAIPATIKVPNGEQLLLKASAKGSQIYICKPKSESPEQYEWTLKAPDAVLLDEQGQDLGKHYAGPTWEAKDGSKVLGKLKSKVNAPEDDAIPWLLLEAQSHEGNGLFHQVNWVQRINTVGGKAPVQGCDKSSENRETSVNYTADYLFYKIKQ; this comes from the coding sequence ATGTCACCTACTTTTTGTAAAATTATTCAGCTAAATTGCAGCCTCGTTGTTTCGCTGCTGATGCTGAATGGGTGGGGCGTTTCTGTAAAAACTGCGATCGCAGGAACTATGGAGCCTGCCCAACGCATAGCGGATGTAGCTGCGATCCCTGCTACTATAAAAGTCCCAAATGGTGAGCAACTTCTTTTAAAAGCATCTGCCAAGGGTTCACAAATCTATATCTGCAAACCGAAATCAGAATCTCCTGAGCAATATGAATGGACGCTTAAGGCTCCCGATGCCGTGTTACTAGATGAGCAAGGGCAAGATTTGGGCAAGCATTATGCAGGCCCCACCTGGGAAGCCAAAGACGGTAGCAAAGTTTTAGGGAAATTGAAATCTAAGGTAAATGCACCAGAAGACGATGCCATTCCCTGGCTATTATTAGAAGCGCAATCTCATGAGGGAAATGGTCTCTTCCACCAAGTAAATTGGGTTCAACGGATCAATACAGTTGGTGGAAAAGCTCCTGTTCAAGGGTGTGATAAATCATCCGAAAATCGAGAAACTAGCGTAAATTACACGGCTGATTACCTATTTTATAAGATTAAGCAATAA
- a CDS encoding NHLP bacteriocin export ABC transporter permease/ATPase subunit, with protein sequence MLDQIRSATLPGEYYHFKGNEPIILNDPKTIWIVKSGSLAVFAIPVKEGIAEGSRRYLFTTRTRQAMFGIISDSQPIPYQLLAVSIEETELMKVSRKDFREFISDRNGEAVTLIEGWIEQLGLALSSITPPGLPFQEEGVRYFSLSNGQIFQPQRELVSWVQIQRGYAVWMGFETLLVMPQSGLVPLSADMWFQAEDTTELEILTTSEIEDGNTLLRGIFQIQVYFLQSLFLLEQQEKAVELNRFQERQHLNDHVMKETLGELASLLQSPQIAASAQIEANDFDQALLIAAGAVGRTLGVTIRPPAKSEDLKRVQDPLQAIARASRLRTRTIALQGQWWKKDCGAMLAYTLEDNNPVALLPVSDTRYEIFDPIKRSRTPVNAKSAIKLALTGYTFYRPLPDKVLTTIDLLKFALQGHYKELLIVLAAGMATSLLGMIVPQAMAILIDSAIPDANRGLLVQIALALLATAFGSTLFQLAQGFAIMRVETFADASTQAAVWDRLLNLKASFFRQYSTGDLNSRVSAISQIRQKLSSTVLRSIFTSLFAFLNLGLLFYYNGSLALIATLVAFVNITITLVSGIYTLRKVRPLLELQGQLSGVMVQLINGVSKLRVAGAEARAFAFWGKQYSQQIKWMLSTQGIEDALAVINKILPVLTTAILFWFASSLLQQANSPEGGLSTGVFLAFNAAFGTFIGGATSLSGTIIDVLQVVPLWERAQPILESKPEVDSEKTDPGRLSGRLVVDHVIFRYRDDGPLTLDDVSIHAEAGEFIAFVGASGSGKSTLFRLLLGFDVPESGTIYYDGQDLTGLDIHAMRRQLGVVMQNSRLTSASIFENIASGAMISMDEAWEAARMAGFAEDVESMPMGMHTVISEGGTNISGGQRQRLLIARSLVLKPKILLFDEATSALDNRTQAIVSQSLERLKVTRIAIAHRLSTIRNADRIYVFENGRVVQEGSFDQLANQPGLFAQLMARQKL encoded by the coding sequence ATGTTAGATCAAATTCGCAGCGCTACCCTGCCGGGAGAGTACTATCACTTCAAAGGCAATGAGCCAATTATTCTCAATGACCCGAAGACGATTTGGATCGTAAAATCGGGTTCATTAGCGGTGTTTGCGATTCCGGTGAAAGAGGGAATTGCTGAGGGAAGTCGCCGCTATTTATTTACCACCCGAACTAGACAGGCAATGTTTGGCATCATTAGTGATTCTCAGCCGATACCGTATCAACTTCTGGCGGTGTCGATTGAAGAAACGGAACTTATGAAAGTTTCAAGGAAAGATTTTCGGGAATTTATTAGCGATCGCAATGGTGAAGCCGTAACTTTAATAGAGGGATGGATTGAGCAACTAGGATTGGCGCTGTCTTCTATTACTCCACCTGGACTGCCGTTTCAAGAAGAAGGGGTTCGCTATTTCTCACTCAGCAATGGTCAGATTTTCCAACCACAGCGAGAACTGGTATCCTGGGTGCAAATTCAGCGTGGTTATGCGGTTTGGATGGGGTTTGAGACACTCTTAGTCATGCCTCAATCAGGATTGGTGCCGTTGAGCGCAGATATGTGGTTTCAAGCTGAAGATACAACCGAGCTAGAAATCCTAACTACGTCTGAGATTGAGGATGGAAATACTCTGTTGAGGGGGATTTTCCAAATTCAAGTCTACTTTCTTCAGAGTCTTTTTCTTCTGGAACAGCAAGAAAAAGCGGTAGAATTAAACCGATTTCAAGAACGGCAACACCTCAACGATCATGTAATGAAGGAGACGCTGGGCGAGTTAGCCTCGTTGCTGCAATCTCCACAAATTGCCGCTTCTGCTCAAATTGAAGCCAATGATTTTGACCAAGCTTTGCTGATTGCTGCGGGTGCTGTGGGGCGAACTTTGGGTGTGACGATTCGACCACCAGCTAAGTCTGAAGACCTGAAACGAGTTCAAGATCCGCTACAAGCGATCGCTCGTGCTTCTCGTTTACGAACCCGAACGATCGCTTTACAAGGTCAATGGTGGAAGAAGGATTGCGGTGCAATGCTGGCTTACACGCTAGAAGATAACAATCCTGTGGCGCTGTTACCTGTGTCTGATACCCGCTATGAGATTTTTGATCCAATTAAGCGATCGCGCACTCCGGTTAATGCTAAAAGTGCGATTAAACTGGCGCTAACGGGCTATACCTTCTATCGCCCATTACCTGATAAAGTTCTCACCACCATCGATTTACTGAAATTTGCTCTCCAAGGACACTACAAGGAATTGTTGATTGTCTTGGCTGCGGGTATGGCGACGAGTTTATTAGGAATGATTGTCCCCCAAGCTATGGCCATCTTGATTGACAGTGCCATTCCTGATGCCAATCGCGGCTTATTAGTGCAAATTGCCTTAGCGCTGCTAGCAACTGCATTTGGTAGCACCTTGTTTCAACTTGCTCAAGGCTTTGCAATCATGCGCGTGGAAACCTTTGCCGATGCTTCCACCCAAGCAGCAGTCTGGGATCGGTTATTGAATCTAAAAGCATCATTCTTCCGTCAGTACTCAACTGGAGACTTAAATTCACGGGTAAGCGCCATTAGCCAAATCCGCCAAAAGCTTAGTAGCACGGTTCTTAGAAGTATTTTCACCAGTTTGTTCGCGTTTCTGAATTTAGGACTGCTTTTTTATTACAACGGTTCGCTAGCGTTAATTGCCACTCTTGTTGCTTTTGTCAACATTACTATTACTCTGGTTTCGGGAATTTACACTCTACGGAAGGTTCGTCCCTTACTAGAGTTACAAGGACAACTCTCAGGGGTAATGGTGCAGTTAATCAACGGCGTTAGCAAATTGCGAGTTGCAGGCGCAGAAGCCCGCGCCTTTGCTTTTTGGGGAAAACAGTATAGTCAGCAAATCAAATGGATGCTGAGTACCCAAGGCATTGAAGATGCTCTGGCTGTGATTAATAAAATCTTGCCTGTATTGACTACAGCAATCCTCTTCTGGTTCGCCAGCAGTTTACTTCAGCAAGCCAATTCCCCAGAAGGTGGTTTATCTACAGGTGTATTTTTAGCATTTAATGCAGCATTTGGCACATTTATCGGTGGAGCTACCAGTCTCAGCGGCACGATTATAGATGTCTTGCAAGTGGTTCCTTTGTGGGAACGAGCGCAGCCGATTCTGGAATCCAAACCGGAAGTTGACTCGGAAAAAACCGATCCAGGTCGGCTTTCTGGACGATTGGTTGTGGATCATGTGATTTTCCGGTATCGAGATGACGGGCCTTTGACATTGGATGATGTTAGCATTCATGCGGAAGCTGGGGAATTTATCGCTTTTGTCGGAGCTTCGGGGAGTGGAAAATCAACCCTGTTCCGATTATTACTGGGGTTTGATGTCCCGGAATCTGGCACGATTTATTACGACGGACAAGATTTAACCGGGTTAGATATTCATGCAATGCGTCGGCAACTAGGAGTTGTGATGCAAAATAGCCGATTGACATCTGCATCGATCTTTGAGAATATCGCCAGTGGAGCGATGATCTCAATGGATGAAGCGTGGGAAGCCGCGCGGATGGCTGGCTTTGCTGAAGATGTCGAATCGATGCCAATGGGAATGCACACGGTAATTAGTGAAGGAGGAACTAATATCTCTGGAGGGCAACGCCAGCGATTATTGATTGCCCGATCGCTAGTATTAAAACCCAAAATCTTGTTATTTGATGAAGCCACCAGTGCCTTAGATAACCGCACCCAAGCGATCGTCAGTCAAAGTTTAGAGCGTTTGAAGGTGACACGAATTGCGATCGCTCACCGTCTGAGTACCATTCGCAACGCCGATCGCATCTATGTATTCGAGAATGGTCGTGTAGTCCAAGAAGGCAGTTTTGATCAACTCGCTAATCAACCAGGATTGTTTGCCCAACTGATGGCGCGACAAAAGCTTTAA
- a CDS encoding NHLP family bacteriocin export ABC transporter peptidase/permease/ATPase subunit encodes MRQIQSQIGLRFKKFQRLFSRPDRRRRTPTLLQMEAVECGAAALGIILGYYNRIVPLAELRQACGVSRDGSKASNILNAARSYGLQAKGFKVDLAGLRKLQCPYIVFWNFNHFLIVEGFAKDKVYLNDPATGPRTVSLPEFDQSFTGVVLVGEPSAEFQPGGRKPSLTLSLWDRLQSSLGALVYCVIAGLLLVIPGLAIPAFSQAFVDNVLIEGRSDWLRPLILGMILTAILNGFLTLLQLQFLRRMKIKLAVGMSSRFLWHILRLPVSFYDQRFAGEISSRVRLNDSLANLLSGRLATTVISAFTVIFYAAVMLQYDVVLTAIGIAFVIVNVSVWRWVSRQRVDANLRLMQEQGKVNGVAISGLQSMETLKASGLESEFFSRWAGYYAKAINARQEMDTTNQNLGVLPSFLTSITSMLLLAVGGLRVMDGVLSIGMLIAFQALMQRFLEPVNNLVSLAGELQEMEGNLGRLDDVLRNPIDPAVERDISISPTQLPAANVRLQGYVELRNITFGYNRSAPPLIENFSLSLKPGQRVALVGGSGSGKSTVAKLVCGLYEQWAGEILFDGKPRKHIPRSILTNSIALVEQDISLFAGTVRDNLTLWDSTVPFSNLVRACKDAAIQDVVLSMPGGYNADLAEGASNLSGGQRQRLEIARTLVNNPAILVMDEATSALDSEAEKTIDQRLRERGCTCVIVAHRLSTIRDCDEIIVFDRGKVVQRGSHEELQKVEGKYLQLIRSEGEAAQEE; translated from the coding sequence ATGCGGCAAATTCAATCACAAATTGGGCTTCGATTTAAAAAATTTCAACGGCTCTTCAGCCGTCCCGATCGCCGTCGTCGGACTCCCACCCTCTTACAAATGGAGGCAGTGGAATGCGGTGCAGCCGCACTGGGAATTATTTTAGGATACTATAATCGCATTGTACCCCTTGCAGAACTCCGTCAAGCTTGTGGTGTTTCCCGAGATGGCAGTAAAGCATCTAATATTCTCAATGCGGCTCGCAGCTATGGTTTGCAGGCAAAAGGCTTTAAGGTCGATTTAGCTGGGTTACGCAAACTGCAATGTCCTTATATTGTCTTTTGGAATTTCAACCATTTTCTAATAGTCGAAGGATTTGCCAAAGACAAAGTTTATCTTAACGATCCTGCCACCGGGCCGCGCACAGTTTCACTCCCAGAATTCGATCAGTCTTTTACCGGGGTAGTACTAGTTGGTGAACCGAGTGCAGAATTCCAGCCAGGAGGACGGAAACCGAGCCTGACATTATCCTTATGGGATCGATTGCAGAGTTCTCTAGGAGCATTGGTTTATTGTGTGATCGCTGGTTTGCTGTTAGTGATTCCCGGATTAGCCATCCCTGCGTTCTCCCAAGCCTTTGTTGATAATGTTTTGATTGAAGGCAGAAGTGATTGGTTGCGACCATTAATTTTAGGGATGATCCTCACAGCCATATTGAATGGTTTTTTAACATTGCTTCAGTTGCAATTTTTGCGACGCATGAAAATTAAGCTGGCTGTGGGGATGTCTAGCCGATTCTTGTGGCATATTCTCCGGCTGCCAGTGAGTTTTTACGATCAGCGATTTGCTGGTGAAATTAGTAGCCGTGTCCGCCTCAACGATAGCTTGGCGAATCTGCTCTCAGGAAGATTAGCGACGACAGTAATTTCAGCCTTCACCGTTATCTTTTATGCCGCAGTCATGTTGCAATATGATGTCGTTCTCACTGCGATCGGCATTGCCTTTGTAATCGTGAATGTCAGCGTGTGGCGATGGGTTTCACGGCAGCGCGTCGATGCCAACTTGCGATTAATGCAAGAACAAGGCAAAGTCAATGGAGTAGCGATTTCTGGACTGCAAAGTATGGAAACGCTCAAAGCATCCGGGCTAGAGTCAGAATTCTTTTCGCGCTGGGCAGGTTATTACGCTAAGGCAATTAATGCTCGGCAAGAAATGGATACGACTAATCAAAACCTAGGTGTATTGCCGTCATTTCTCACCTCCATTACATCCATGCTTTTGCTAGCGGTGGGAGGGCTACGGGTAATGGATGGTGTACTCAGTATTGGGATGCTCATTGCCTTTCAAGCCTTGATGCAAAGATTTTTAGAGCCTGTAAATAATCTGGTGAGTTTAGCGGGTGAACTCCAGGAAATGGAAGGCAATTTGGGTAGGTTAGATGATGTGTTACGCAATCCGATCGATCCTGCCGTAGAGCGAGACATTAGTATATCGCCAACTCAACTACCTGCCGCAAACGTTCGACTTCAGGGCTATGTTGAACTCCGTAATATCACCTTTGGCTATAACCGCTCTGCACCTCCCTTAATCGAAAATTTTAGTCTTTCACTTAAACCCGGTCAACGAGTTGCTTTAGTGGGTGGCAGTGGTTCGGGTAAGTCAACCGTCGCCAAGTTGGTGTGTGGATTATACGAACAGTGGGCGGGAGAGATTTTATTTGATGGTAAACCCAGAAAACATATTCCGCGATCGATTCTGACTAATTCAATTGCGCTTGTTGAGCAAGATATCTCACTATTTGCAGGCACTGTGCGCGACAATCTTACGCTTTGGGATTCGACTGTTCCTTTTAGTAACTTGGTTCGCGCTTGTAAAGATGCCGCTATTCAGGATGTAGTACTTTCCATGCCTGGAGGCTACAACGCTGACCTCGCAGAAGGGGCATCTAATTTGAGCGGTGGGCAGCGACAGCGATTAGAAATTGCCCGCACTTTAGTGAATAATCCGGCAATTTTGGTGATGGATGAAGCGACCAGTGCGCTTGATTCCGAGGCAGAAAAGACGATCGATCAGAGACTCCGGGAGCGTGGCTGTACTTGTGTAATTGTGGCGCATCGGTTAAGCACAATTCGGGATTGTGACGAAATTATTGTCTTCGATCGCGGCAAGGTGGTACAACGCGGTAGCCATGAAGAATTGCAGAAGGTTGAAGGTAAGTATTTGCAATTGATTCGCAGTGAAGGGGAAGCGGCTCAGGAGGAGTGA
- a CDS encoding NHLP bacteriocin system secretion protein produces MVTTNKSNLFRKEALDRLSSPERLDQLMQVVQPKKWIPLTAMGSLIVVGLVWSVFGRIPITVAGQGVVVFPSKVVGFQSPSSGQILMLFVRTGDEVKKGQVLATIDQTELQDKLKLARVKLAQLQEQDQNANSLQLQRTVLDKGAIGQQRQALLQTLKTTQSLTPILRSKGLESIRQERQNLQEQLQTTRDLMPTFKERFDIRQKLREEGAVSSDTVLQAQQEFLNSKTKINEIESQLKQLNVKEADAEREFLANINSTKELQAQLAVLDSKFAGQAEQDLAISTNRRKEIQDTQRAIAELKLEIKANSQVTSNFNGRILELSAVPGQTLEKGARIGTIEARDSGNKLVGVAFFPVSEGKKIQKGMELQVTPSTVKRERFGGIIGKVTSISAFPVSKESASSVVGGLEVLQGLTTEGAQIQVFAELEPDPSTKSHFRWSSSKGPNSQITPGTTTSVRVKVDEQSPISFVFPILRSWSGMY; encoded by the coding sequence ATGGTAACGACCAACAAAAGCAATCTATTCCGCAAAGAAGCACTCGATCGTTTATCCTCCCCGGAGCGGCTCGATCAACTCATGCAGGTGGTTCAACCAAAGAAATGGATACCGTTAACTGCGATGGGATCTCTAATTGTTGTTGGACTTGTTTGGAGTGTTTTTGGTCGCATTCCCATTACTGTAGCTGGACAAGGCGTAGTGGTTTTTCCTAGCAAAGTCGTTGGGTTCCAGTCTCCTAGTTCCGGGCAGATTCTCATGCTTTTTGTTCGTACAGGCGATGAGGTGAAGAAAGGACAGGTACTAGCAACAATCGACCAAACTGAACTTCAAGATAAGTTGAAACTTGCACGAGTCAAGCTTGCTCAACTTCAGGAACAAGACCAAAATGCCAATTCTCTGCAACTTCAGCGAACGGTTTTAGATAAGGGTGCAATTGGGCAACAACGTCAAGCACTCCTGCAAACTCTCAAAACAACCCAATCACTAACACCAATTCTCAGAAGTAAAGGTCTGGAGTCGATTCGGCAAGAGCGTCAGAACTTACAGGAACAGTTGCAGACAACGCGAGATTTGATGCCCACGTTCAAAGAACGATTTGACATTCGCCAAAAGCTACGCGAAGAAGGAGCAGTTTCGAGTGATACCGTTCTTCAGGCGCAACAGGAATTTCTCAACAGTAAAACCAAAATCAATGAAATCGAATCGCAACTCAAACAACTTAATGTTAAAGAAGCGGATGCAGAAAGAGAATTCTTAGCAAATATCAATTCAACAAAAGAACTGCAAGCACAGTTAGCAGTATTAGACAGTAAGTTTGCTGGGCAAGCAGAACAAGATTTAGCTATTTCTACTAATCGAAGAAAAGAAATTCAAGACACCCAGCGAGCGATCGCAGAATTAAAATTAGAAATCAAGGCAAACAGCCAGGTTACTAGCAATTTCAATGGACGAATTCTAGAACTTTCTGCTGTTCCTGGACAAACCCTGGAAAAGGGCGCTCGCATTGGCACAATCGAAGCTAGAGACTCCGGGAATAAGTTAGTTGGGGTGGCATTCTTCCCGGTCAGCGAAGGCAAAAAGATTCAAAAGGGGATGGAGTTGCAAGTCACTCCTTCGACCGTTAAACGAGAACGCTTTGGTGGTATTATCGGGAAAGTCACAAGTATTTCTGCATTTCCGGTTAGTAAGGAAAGCGCATCAAGTGTTGTCGGTGGTCTAGAAGTTTTACAAGGGTTAACCACAGAAGGCGCACAAATTCAAGTTTTTGCGGAACTTGAGCCAGATCCCTCGACTAAAAGCCATTTTCGGTGGTCATCCTCTAAAGGGCCAAATAGCCAAATTACACCAGGAACCACTACTTCAGTGCGTGTAAAAGTGGATGAACAATCCCCGATTTCCTTTGTGTTTCCGATTCTGCGATCGTGGAGTGGAATGTATTGA